In one window of Dermacentor albipictus isolate Rhodes 1998 colony unplaced genomic scaffold, USDA_Dalb.pri_finalv2 scaffold_25, whole genome shotgun sequence DNA:
- the LOC135908421 gene encoding myb/SANT-like DNA-binding domain-containing protein 1 gives MATASGTDEQPPARQRKPRVQWSERDTWALIKLWEDNLPSLRAQKHNGGVYDGIAQALTSMGVPRTKAQVHSKIENLGQTYRSCLKHMTTGSSPPSWPFFSEVHRFLGSLPVHDTSLMEEAGCSESTTSSTASVEELIFDMLDSGSASCEDVAEDCSPSESPVQQVESRNLASGSSECARRKRRQPAGDFQERMLEEQRRQREQFADAHKMEMDLRKEGLKLQEKLVDAMLKFFSKN, from the exons ATGGCTACGGCGAGCGGTACCGACGAACAGCCTCCGGCACGCCAAAGAAAACCGCGGGTACAGTGGTCGGAGAGAGACACCTGGGCGTTAATCAAGTTATGGGAAGACAACCTGCCCTCGCTGCGTGCGCAGAAGCACAACGGAGGCGTTTACGATGGCATTGCACAAGCATTGACGAGCATGGGTGTACCTCGCACAAAGGCGCAAGTGCACAGCAAGATAGAGAACCTGGGACAGACCTACAG GAGCTGCCTGAAACACATGACAACAGGGTCATCACCGCCGAGCTGGCCATTCTTCTCCGAAGTCCATAGGTTTCTAGGATCCCTGCCTGTTCACGATACATCTTTAATGGAAGAGGCTGGGTGCAGCGAGAGCACAACAAGCAGCACTGCCTCCGTCGAAGAA CTGATCTTCGACATGCTTGATTCCGGCTCTGCTTCTTGTGAAGACGTCGCCGAAGATTGTTCACCTTCCGAGTCGCCAGTACAACAGGTTGAATCCAGGAACCTCGCAAGTGGCAGTTCCGAATGTGCCCGCAGGAAGAGAAGGCAACCGGCTGGCGACTTTCAAGAAAGGATGCTTGAGGAGCAGCGACGGCAGAGAGAGCAGTTTGCTGATGCGCACAAAATGGAAATGGATCTCCGTAAAGAGGGGCTCAAGTTGCAAGAGAAACTTGTAGATGCAATGTTGAAGTTTTTTAGTAAAAACTGA
- the LOC135908419 gene encoding uncharacterized protein, which produces MEVENMGDCTDTKEKVEIACILARILAAESEADAAKAVKDRIKRQLLLNGCTFYALALPTRVCNRSTWAFIRHEKWFEETVPHLGGHNFKQSFRVNPSTFRFLVESLRHVLEKQVTNMRDPITAEKRVAIGLYKLCSSAEDRTVANLFGVGRSSVNVIYREFCAAVVSVLESDWIRMITEEEMPRHIQEFEAVCDFPQAVGALDGCHFPISPPKKYATDYYNYKGWHSIILLALVDHKYRFRYCNVGAPGRCHDAHVFGVSRLSKIVNSPLFKAPVAAVGTTAVPPIILCDQAFPLTPNLMKPFGHRTVISEAERNFNCHLSGARRIVENAFGRLKARFRFIAKRMECSVGNARLAIRACCVLNNICEHFNDSVHPQWLSEVQQSNATFPQPSRRTEAEIGNASAIRTALVEYYKRRN; this is translated from the exons ATGGAGGTCGAGAATATGGGGGACTGCACGGACACGAAGGAAAAAGTCGAAATAGCATGCATTTTGGCAAGgattcttgctgcagagagcgaAGCAGACGCCGCAAAGGCAGTCAAAGACCGTATTAAGCGGCAGTTGCTACTCAACGGGTGTACATTTTATGCCTTGGCGCTTCCCACGAGAGTCTGCAACCGATCGACGTGGGCTTTCATCCGCCACGAAAAGTGGTTCGAGGAGACTGTGCCTCACCTCGGTGGCCACAACTTCAAGCAGTCGTTTCGAGTGAACCCCTCAACGTTCCGGTTTCTCGTGGAAAGTCTGCGCCATGTGCTCGAAAAACAAGTTACCAACATGCGTGACCCGATCACTGCGGAAAAGCGTGTCGCCATTGGCCTCTACAAATTGTGCTCTTCTGCCGAAGATAGAACTGTGGCAAACCTCTTCGGCGTTGGGCGCTCATCCGTCAACGTCATTTACAGAGAGTTTTGCGCAGCTGTTGTCTCTGTGCTCGAAAGTGACTGGATCAGAATGATTACTGAAGAGGAAATGCCTAGGCACATCCAAGAGTTCGAAGCCGTGTGCGATTTCCCTCAagctgtcggtgcccttgatggctGCCATTTCCCTATTTCGCCTCCAAAGAAGTACGCCACCGACTACTACAACTACAAGGGTTG gCACAGTATTATCCTACTAGCATTGGTCGACCACAAGTATCGATTCAGATACTGCAATGTCGGTGCCCCAGGACGCTGCCACGACGCACATGTGTTTGGTGTTTCACGGCTGTCGAAGATTGTCAACAGTCCCCTTTTCAAAGCACCTGTTGCCGCAGTGGGTACCACAGCAGTCCCACCGATAATATTATGCGATCAAGCATTTCCACTAACCCCAAACCTCATGAAGCCATTTGGACACCGAACTGTCATCAGTGAAGCTGAAAGGAATTTCAACTGTCATTTATCTGGAGCAAGGAGGATAGTTGAAAACGCATTCGGAAGGCTAAAGGCCCGGTTCCGTTTCATTGCGAAAAGAATGGAGTGTTCTGTTGGCAATGCCCGTTTGGCTATACGAGCATGCTGCGTGCTCAATAACATTTGCGAGCACTTCAACGACAGTGTCCACCCACAGTGGTTAAGTGAGGTGCAGCAGTCCAATGCTACATTTCCACAGCCATCACGCAGAACAGAAGCTGAAATTGGAAATGCATCCGCCATCAGGACAGCACTTGTGGAATATTACAAGCGAAGGAACTGA